One Peribacillus simplex NBRC 15720 = DSM 1321 genomic region harbors:
- the nikB gene encoding nickel ABC transporter permease, with amino-acid sequence MSWFIFKRLTSLIPILLGISLITFILLYLIPGDPAVAYLRASHIPPTNETVAALRVELGLNKPLYVQYFVWLGKVLQLDLGMSYVSNNSVWEEIMVHFFPTVQLTFASLILIVVISLPIGMISAIYKGKFVDQFSRIVAFVSVSMPTFWLGFLLIYFLSVKLDLFPVLGRGTLAHLALPSLTLAFAYIGTYMRLLRASMLGNLNEPFVVYARARGLRQRLIVFRHVLKRSLLPVITGLGMSFGNMLSGAVIVETIFSWPGMGQLFVTSILNQDYPMIQGCVLFMGVIFVVCNLLVDLTYSFLDPRIRWEGEK; translated from the coding sequence ATGAGTTGGTTTATTTTTAAACGTCTCACAAGTTTAATTCCAATATTACTCGGAATTTCGCTCATTACTTTTATCTTGCTTTACTTAATTCCTGGAGATCCGGCAGTAGCTTACTTAAGGGCGTCACATATTCCTCCTACGAATGAGACAGTGGCAGCCCTTCGAGTTGAGCTTGGTTTAAACAAGCCTTTATATGTCCAGTATTTTGTATGGCTGGGAAAAGTGTTGCAATTGGATTTAGGGATGTCTTACGTGTCCAATAACTCCGTATGGGAAGAAATTATGGTACATTTCTTCCCAACAGTTCAATTAACATTTGCTTCGCTTATCTTAATTGTTGTTATTAGTTTACCTATAGGCATGATTTCGGCTATTTACAAGGGGAAATTTGTTGATCAGTTTAGCAGAATAGTAGCCTTTGTAAGTGTCTCTATGCCAACCTTTTGGCTTGGGTTTCTCTTGATCTATTTTTTATCTGTAAAGTTAGATTTATTTCCTGTATTGGGAAGGGGGACCTTGGCGCATCTAGCGCTTCCTTCCTTGACATTGGCTTTTGCTTATATAGGGACGTATATGCGATTGCTTCGAGCTAGTATGCTAGGAAATTTGAATGAGCCATTTGTTGTGTATGCTAGAGCGAGAGGGTTACGCCAAAGACTAATCGTTTTCAGACATGTCTTAAAAAGGTCCTTATTACCTGTGATAACTGGACTTGGGATGAGCTTCGGGAACATGCTAAGCGGAGCGGTTATTGTTGAAACAATTTTTTCTTGGCCCGGCATGGGACAGTTATTTGTCACATCTATTTTAAATCAAGATTATCCAATGATTCAGGGGTGTGTTTTGTTTATGGGTGTGATCTTTGTGGTCTGCAATCTTCTTGTGGATCTTACATATTCTTTCCTGGATCCCCGTATACGCTGGGAAGGAGAGAAATAA
- the nikC gene encoding nickel transporter permease — protein sequence MVQNVKRMLMTHKLMMISIMIISFLTVLALFAPFLAPNDPNLIDIVQKLQGPSSQFPMGTDHLGRCILSRLIYGTRTSLGTAFLVMGLMMIISIPLGIYAGFIGGKVDYLFMRMCDILMAFPSFLLSLALIGTLGPSLGNLILAMVLVQWVFYARVIRGMVLSVKEQNFVLAAKICGTPMRVIVIKHILPAIISQVVVLIFMDIGGVILAISGLSFLGLGIQPPEAEWGMMINDSKPFFRETPSLMLYPGLMIFIVVFGFNLFGEALRDALDLKKE from the coding sequence ATGGTGCAAAACGTGAAAAGAATGCTGATGACACATAAGCTCATGATGATCAGTATCATGATTATTTCCTTCCTGACAGTATTGGCTCTTTTTGCTCCTTTTTTGGCTCCTAATGATCCGAACTTGATTGATATCGTTCAGAAGCTGCAAGGGCCCTCCTCTCAGTTTCCAATGGGGACTGATCATTTAGGGAGATGTATATTGTCCCGATTAATCTATGGAACACGAACCTCGTTGGGAACAGCTTTCCTTGTCATGGGATTAATGATGATTATTAGTATCCCACTTGGTATTTATGCAGGCTTTATTGGGGGGAAAGTTGATTATCTCTTCATGAGAATGTGTGACATTCTCATGGCATTTCCAAGCTTTCTGCTGTCCTTAGCTTTAATCGGAACTTTAGGACCGAGTCTTGGCAATCTGATCTTGGCGATGGTGCTTGTCCAATGGGTTTTTTATGCACGCGTCATTCGAGGAATGGTTCTTAGTGTAAAGGAGCAAAACTTTGTCTTAGCAGCCAAAATATGCGGGACACCAATGAGAGTCATTGTCATCAAACATATTTTACCTGCCATCATTTCTCAAGTTGTTGTATTAATCTTTATGGACATCGGAGGAGTTATTTTAGCAATTTCTGGACTCTCTTTTCTTGGACTTGGCATACAGCCGCCAGAGGCAGAGTGGGGAATGATGATCAATGATAGTAAGCCATTTTTTAGAGAAACCCCTTCATTGATGCTTTACCCTGGGTTGATGATCTTCATCGTTGTATTTGGTTTTAACTTGTTTGGCGAAGCTTTGAGGGATGCTCTAGACCTAAAAAAGGAATAG